The following are from one region of the Chanos chanos chromosome 10, fChaCha1.1, whole genome shotgun sequence genome:
- the slc39a9 gene encoding zinc transporter ZIP9 isoform X1 has protein sequence MDDFSSISLLSLAMLVGCYIAGTIPLAVNFSEEKLKLVTVLGAGLLCGTALAVIIPEGVHALYDEVLEGGHHAHRLSEGAVSEQKVAEGVAGPSGEHVHSHEQLHAYIGVSLVLGFVFMLLVDQIGSSHMHNSDDPEAARAASSKVTTTLGLVVHAAADGVALGAAASTSQTSVQLIVFVAIMLHKAPAAFGLVSFLMHAGLERNRIRKHLLVFALAAPVLAMLTFLGLSQSSKEALSDVNATGVAMLFSAGTFLYVATVHVLPEVGGTGHSHSAGGGGGKGLSRLEVGSLVLGCLIPLVLSIGHHH, from the exons ATGGACGATTTCAGCTCGATTAGCCTGCTTTCTCTGGCTATGCTAGTGGGATGCTACATTGCTGGAACAATTCCACTAGCTGTAAACTTCTCAGAG GAGAAGCTGAAATTGGTGACGGTGTTGGGAGCGGGTCTGTTGTGTGGGACTGCATTGGCTGTCATTATTCCAGAGGGTGTCCATGCACTCTATGATGAAGTGCTGGAGG GTGGACACCATGCCCATCGCCTCTCTGAGGGAGCTGTATCAGAGCAAAAAGTGGCAGAGGGAGTGGCTGGCCCCAGTGGAGAACATGTCCACAGTCATGAGCAGCTTCATGCCTACATCGGTGTCTCCCTGGTATTAGGTTTTGTCTTCATGCTGCTAGTGGACCAGATTGGCAGTTCCCACATGCACAACAGCGACG ATCCAGAGGCGGCGAGGGCTGCCAGCTCAAAAGTCACCACCACGCTCGGTCTGGTCGTCCATGCCGCAG CTGATGGTGTGGCACTTGGGGCAGCAGCATCTACCTCTCAGACCAGCGTCCAGCTCATTGTTTTTGTCGCTATTATGCTTCACAAG GCTCCCGCTGCCTTTGGATTGGTGTCTTTCCTCATGCATGCTGGGTTGGAGAGGAATCGCATTCGAAAACACCTGCTGGTCTTTGCCTTGGCTGCTCCAGTCCTAGCTATGCTAACATTCTTAGGCCTCAGTCAG AGCAGTAAAGAGGCCCTTTCAGACGTCAATGCCACAGGAGTGGCCATGCTCTTCTCCGCTGGTACCTTCCTCTATGTGGCCACCGTGCACGTCCTGCCTGAGGTAGGAGGCACAGGTCACAGTCACTCAgcgggaggaggtggagggaaAGGACTGAGCAGGCTGGAGGTTGGAAGTCTTGTGCTAGGCTGCCTCATCCCACTGGTGCTGTCCATCGGCCATCACCACTAG
- the slc39a9 gene encoding zinc transporter ZIP9 isoform X2: MDDFSSISLLSLAMLVGCYIAGTIPLAVNFSEEKLKLVTVLGAGLLCGTALAVIIPEGVHALYDEVLEGGHHAHRLSEGAVSEQKVAEGVAGPSGEHVHSHEQLHAYIGVSLVLGFVFMLLVDQIGSSHMHNSDADGVALGAAASTSQTSVQLIVFVAIMLHKAPAAFGLVSFLMHAGLERNRIRKHLLVFALAAPVLAMLTFLGLSQSSKEALSDVNATGVAMLFSAGTFLYVATVHVLPEVGGTGHSHSAGGGGGKGLSRLEVGSLVLGCLIPLVLSIGHHH, from the exons ATGGACGATTTCAGCTCGATTAGCCTGCTTTCTCTGGCTATGCTAGTGGGATGCTACATTGCTGGAACAATTCCACTAGCTGTAAACTTCTCAGAG GAGAAGCTGAAATTGGTGACGGTGTTGGGAGCGGGTCTGTTGTGTGGGACTGCATTGGCTGTCATTATTCCAGAGGGTGTCCATGCACTCTATGATGAAGTGCTGGAGG GTGGACACCATGCCCATCGCCTCTCTGAGGGAGCTGTATCAGAGCAAAAAGTGGCAGAGGGAGTGGCTGGCCCCAGTGGAGAACATGTCCACAGTCATGAGCAGCTTCATGCCTACATCGGTGTCTCCCTGGTATTAGGTTTTGTCTTCATGCTGCTAGTGGACCAGATTGGCAGTTCCCACATGCACAACAGCGACG CTGATGGTGTGGCACTTGGGGCAGCAGCATCTACCTCTCAGACCAGCGTCCAGCTCATTGTTTTTGTCGCTATTATGCTTCACAAG GCTCCCGCTGCCTTTGGATTGGTGTCTTTCCTCATGCATGCTGGGTTGGAGAGGAATCGCATTCGAAAACACCTGCTGGTCTTTGCCTTGGCTGCTCCAGTCCTAGCTATGCTAACATTCTTAGGCCTCAGTCAG AGCAGTAAAGAGGCCCTTTCAGACGTCAATGCCACAGGAGTGGCCATGCTCTTCTCCGCTGGTACCTTCCTCTATGTGGCCACCGTGCACGTCCTGCCTGAGGTAGGAGGCACAGGTCACAGTCACTCAgcgggaggaggtggagggaaAGGACTGAGCAGGCTGGAGGTTGGAAGTCTTGTGCTAGGCTGCCTCATCCCACTGGTGCTGTCCATCGGCCATCACCACTAG
- the slc39a9 gene encoding zinc transporter ZIP9 isoform X3 has protein sequence MDDFSSISLLSLAMLVGCYIAGTIPLAVNFSEEKLKLVTVLGAGLLCGTALAVIIPEGVHALYDEVLEDPEAARAASSKVTTTLGLVVHAAADGVALGAAASTSQTSVQLIVFVAIMLHKAPAAFGLVSFLMHAGLERNRIRKHLLVFALAAPVLAMLTFLGLSQSSKEALSDVNATGVAMLFSAGTFLYVATVHVLPEVGGTGHSHSAGGGGGKGLSRLEVGSLVLGCLIPLVLSIGHHH, from the exons ATGGACGATTTCAGCTCGATTAGCCTGCTTTCTCTGGCTATGCTAGTGGGATGCTACATTGCTGGAACAATTCCACTAGCTGTAAACTTCTCAGAG GAGAAGCTGAAATTGGTGACGGTGTTGGGAGCGGGTCTGTTGTGTGGGACTGCATTGGCTGTCATTATTCCAGAGGGTGTCCATGCACTCTATGATGAAGTGCTGGAGG ATCCAGAGGCGGCGAGGGCTGCCAGCTCAAAAGTCACCACCACGCTCGGTCTGGTCGTCCATGCCGCAG CTGATGGTGTGGCACTTGGGGCAGCAGCATCTACCTCTCAGACCAGCGTCCAGCTCATTGTTTTTGTCGCTATTATGCTTCACAAG GCTCCCGCTGCCTTTGGATTGGTGTCTTTCCTCATGCATGCTGGGTTGGAGAGGAATCGCATTCGAAAACACCTGCTGGTCTTTGCCTTGGCTGCTCCAGTCCTAGCTATGCTAACATTCTTAGGCCTCAGTCAG AGCAGTAAAGAGGCCCTTTCAGACGTCAATGCCACAGGAGTGGCCATGCTCTTCTCCGCTGGTACCTTCCTCTATGTGGCCACCGTGCACGTCCTGCCTGAGGTAGGAGGCACAGGTCACAGTCACTCAgcgggaggaggtggagggaaAGGACTGAGCAGGCTGGAGGTTGGAAGTCTTGTGCTAGGCTGCCTCATCCCACTGGTGCTGTCCATCGGCCATCACCACTAG